A window of Desulfuromonas soudanensis genomic DNA:
CGTCCACTTCATCATCATAGAAGTCGGCAATTTTATTCAACATGGTATCAAGAGCACCGGCCTGTTCGCCGACAGCGATCATCTGGCAGACCATGGGCGGGAAAACCCCGGATTTGGTCAGGGGTTCGGCAATGGTCTTACCTTCGCTGATGCTCTTTTTAACGTGATAAATAGCTTTTTCAACGGTCTTGTTGCCGGCGGTCTTAGCAACGATCTCCAGTCCGTCGAGAATGGGAACACCGCTGGAAATCATCGTCCCCAGGGTACGGGTAAATTTGGCGACCGCCACCTTGCGTATCAGCGGTCCGAAAACGGGCAAATAAAGTGACCAATCATCGATCCTTTCTCTTCCCGGCTTTGTTGCATAGATTTTTTTAAAGAGAAAAACAGAGCCGAAGCCGACGCCTAAAATGACAAGAATGTAATCTTGGATAAAATTACTGATGGCGATGACGACCTGGGTCGGCATCGGCAAAGTACCGCCAAAATCTTTGAACATCGCTTCGAAGGCCGGGATGACAAAGACAAGAATGACGGAGATGACGACGAGGGCGATGCCGACAATCGTCGTCGGATAGGTCATGGCGCTCTTGACCTGCTTCTTGAGTTTCTGGGCCTTTTCGATATAGGCCGCCAGACGGTTGAGGATGGTGTCAAGGATGCCGCCGACTTCACCGGCCGCCACCAGGTTGACGTAGAGCTCGTCAAAGGCCTTGGGGTGTTTTTTTAAAGCGTCGGCAAAGGTCGATCCCGACTCGACACTCTCCTTGACGGCGACGAGCATTTTCTGAAAGGTCTTGTTTTCCTGCTGCTGACTGAGAATGTCGAGACACTGCACCAGGGGGAGACCTGCATCGATCATGGTGGCGAACTGCCGCGTGAAGACGACCAGATCCTTGGTCGTCACTTTCGGCTGCATTCCCGGGATCTTGATCTCAAGATCCAGACCCTTACCCCGTTCTTTAACCTTGGAGGGGACGATGCCGTTGCGGCGCAACTGATTGTTGACCGCAGCCTCGTTCGGGGCTTCCATATCCCCTTTCTGAATCTGTCCGCTGCGGTTTTTCCCTTCCCAGGTAAACTTGGGCATGATCGACCTCTTTTTCAGTTAGTGGAACGACTTGCCGACGGAGTTCCGGCAGAAGGTATTAATTACCGTGTCCGGACCCGGACATCTGGCCCTGACGTTTCAGCACCGATGCGGGATTGGCGATCATCTGCCGCAGTTCTTCAGGTTCGGAGGAGCGCATCAGCGCGTCATCCATAGAGATCCGCTTCTTGTGAAAAAGCATGAACAGCGCCTGGTTCATGGTCTGCATCCCGTACTTCTCCTGTCCCATCTGCATCTGCGAATAGAGCTGGTGGACCTTGTCGTCGCGGATCAGGGCGCGGATCGCCATATTGGGGACCATGACCTCCAGAGCCATTGCCCGCCCCTTGCCGTCGGCCCTCGGGAGGAGGCTCTGGGAGAGGACCCCTTCGAGGACGAAGGAGAGCTGGGTGCGCACCTGCTGCTGCTGGTTGGTGGGGAAGACATCGACGATGCGGTTGATGGTCTGTACGCAGGAGTTGGTGTGCAGGGTGGCAAAACAGAGGTGGCCGGTCTCGGCGATGGTCAATGCGGCCTCGATCGTTTCCAGGTCACGCAGTTCGCCGATCAATACGACGTCGGGGTCCTGGCGCAGGATCGACTTGATCGCCCGCTTGAAGGAAACGGTGTCGGCCCCGACCTCCCGCTGATTGACAATGCATTTCTTGTGGGGATGGATAAATTCGATGGGGTCTTCGATGGTGACGATGTGTTCGTGGCGCTCGCTGTTGATGGCGTCGATCATCGCCGCCAACGTGGTCGACTTGCCGCTACCGGTGGGACCGGTGACCAGCACAAGGCCGCGGGGTTTGCGGGAGATGCTGCGCACCACCGGCGGCAGGTCGAGATCGTCGAAGGTGAGGATCTTGAAGGGGATGAGCCGGAAGACACCGGCAAGGGCACCGCGCTGCATGAAGACGTTGCCGCGGAATCGGGCCAGTCCCTTGACGCCGAAGGAAAAATCGAGCTCGTTTTCCTCCTCGAATTTGCGCTTCTGGGCGTCGGTGAGGATGCTGTAGCAGAGCTGCTTTGTCTCGGCCGGCTGCAGCGGCGGAAGCTTGAGGGGGACCATGTGGCCGTTGATGCGGATCTGGGGCGGTGTGCCGGTGGTGATGTGCAGGTCGGACGACCCCTGGTCGACCATCGCCTTGAGGAGTTGGTGAATACCGAGGGATGCGGCCTGGGGTTTTTGTTCTGTGGACATCTTTACAGGTTCCTCTGCGGGGAGTTCAACGGATCAGGCCCGGGAATGTCCGGACATGGTCGACTTGGAGAGAAGATTCTAGTCGTCGGAGACGGTAACGCGCAACACCTCTTCCAGGGTGGTTGCACCTTCCTTGAGCTTGGTCAGGGCCGACTGGCGCATGGTCTTGACGCCGAGGCGCATCGATTCGCGCTTGATTTCGGCGGTGTTGGCTCCGGCCAGAATCAGCTCGCGGATCCCTTCGAACATCGGCATGACCTGGTAGATGCCGATTCGTCCCTTGTAGCCGGTATTGTTGCAGGTGGGGCAGCCTACGCCGCGGTAACAGACATATTCACCGACCTCGGCAGCGGGAACGCCGGCGTCGATGAGTGCCTTTGCGGGGACGTCTTCAAGTTCCTTGCATTCGCTGCAGACACGGCGCCCGAGGCGCTGGGCGGTGATCAGGTTGACCGCCGAGGCGACCAGAAACGGCTCGATCCCCATATTGAGGAGACGGTTGATGGTGCTCGGAGCGTCGTTTGTGTGGAGGGTGGAGAGGACGAGATGCCCGGTGAGTGCGGCCTTGACCCCGATCTCGGCGGTTTCGAAGTCGCGGATCTCGCCGATCATGATGATGTCCGGATCCTGGCGGAGAAAGGCGCGGAGCGCCGAGGCGAAGTTGAGACCGATCTCCTCGTGCATCTGGCACTGGTTGATTCCGGCGAAGTTGAACTCGACGGGGTCTTCGGCGGTGGAGATGTTCTCCGTCACCTTGTTGAGTTCGGCAAGAGCCGAGTAGAGGGAAACGGTCTTCCCCGAACCGGTGGGGCCGGTGACCAGCACCATGCCGAAAGGCTTGTGGATCTCCTGCTTGAACCACTTGAGAGCGGCCTCCTCGTACCCGAGCTTGGTCATATCGAGTTGCAGGTTGGACTTGTCAAGGAGCCGGCAGACGATCTTTTCGCCGAAGAGGGTCGGCAGGCAGTTGACCCGGTAGTCCATGTCCTTGCCGCCGCCGAGCTTGATCTTGATACGGCCGTCCTGGGGGAGTCGCCGCTCGGCGATATCCATCTCGGCCATGATCTTGATACGGGAGGTGATGGCCGCTTTGAGTTTCATCGGCGGCTTCATCACCTCATAGAGGACGCCGTCGATGCGGTAGCGGACCCGGAACGAATGCTCGTACGGCTCGACATGGATGTCCGAAGCCTTGCGCTTGATGGCGTCGGTCAGAATCAGGTTGACCAGCTTGACGACCGGCGCATCCTCGCTGGCCTTGGCCAGCTCGCTGACATCGACATCATCGGCCTCGTCAACGACCTCGAGATCGATGTCCTCGAGATCGTTCATCACGTCGGCCAGCGTGGCGCTCTGGTCGTAGTATTTGTCGATCGCCGCCTTGATCGAGGTGTCGGGAGCGACGACGACCTCGACATTGAAACCGGTCATGAACTTGATGTCGTCGATGGCAAAGATGTTTGACGGGTCGCTCATGGCGACGATCAGGGTCGAGCCAGCCCGGTTGATAGGGATGATCTGATATTTCTGGGCGACATCGGAGGGGACCAGACGAATGACCCCGGGATCGATCTCGAATTCGGCCAGGTTGATGGAGGGGACGCCATACTGACGGGAGAGAAAGGCCGAGAGTTCGTCTTCCTTGAGGAATCCGAGTTTGATGAGGCTGGCGCCGAGACGCCCCCCCTGCACCTTCTGCTCTTCAAGGGCTTTGGCAAGTTGGCTCTCGTCGATGAGCTTGTTGCGGACCAGGAGTTCTCCGAGTCGATTGCTTGTCATATGAAGCGGCTTCCCCTCGTAACTTGATTGGCGTGTATCTTATAGAAACGGCCCGAAACCTGTCAAGGCAGGGTCTTTAACGTTCTGAGAATTCTGCCAAAAGCCGCCCCTTCATCACGCCAGAAGGCGGCGCGGTGCCGGTCCAGAGGGCAAAGGACTCCTCCCCCTGCCCGGCCAGCATCCCCAGGCCGTCGGCCGCCGCATAACCGCGGTCGCGGGCGGCGTGGAGCAACGGCGTACCGCTTCGGGTATAGACCATGTCGTAGACACGGGCCCCGGGATTAAAAGAACTCCAGGGGATTTCTGGAAAGGATTCCCCCTTGAGTCCGAGGGCCGAGGTGTTGACCAGAAGGTCAATTTCGGCAAGGGAGGAGAGATCCTCGGCGGCCAGGGAGAAACTTGCAAGGGCTGTGCCGCCAAGAGAAATGTGAAACTCCTCTACCAGAGCCGCAGCCCGTGCGGGTGTGCGGTTGGCAATGCCGATCCATGCCGCACCGCCCCGCGCCAGCGCCACCAGGGCCGCACGGCAGGCTCCGCCGGCCCCGAGAAGGAGTATCCGCTTCCCTCTGGGAGCGAACTCGAGGTCTTCGGCCAGAGAGCGCAGCAGCCCCTTGCCGTCGGTATTGTAGCCGCAGAGGAGGCCGTCGCGGTTGACGATGGTGTTGACGGCGCCGATCAGGCGCGCCTCGGGGTCGACAAAGTCAAGATATTGACAGACGGCTTCCTTGTGCGGAATGGTGACGTTGACTCCGGCGATTTTCAGAGCCCGCAGACTCGCCACCCCCTGTTCCAGGGCCGCCGGCGCGACGTGAAAGGGGACATAGATCCCGTCGATGCCGGCGCAACTGAAGGCTTCATTCTGCATCAGCGGCGACAGGGAATGAGCCACCGGATCGCCGAAGATGCCGAAGATTCGAGTTGTACCGCGCACGAGCATGGAAGATCCTTGGTTCAGAATACAGAATATAGAATACAGAACACAGAATTTACCTTCTTCCTTCTACCTTCCTTCAGCCGCAATCAAGATACTGACGATATTCGATAATACGTGCCGCACCGAGCAATTGCCGCGCCTGCCGGACATCCTCGCCGATGGCCTCCACAAGGGCATGGGGGGAGGGGAAACGCTTTTCATCCCGCAGGCGGCCGACGAAATAGAGACGCAGGGTTTCGCCGTACACATCCCCGGCAAAATCGAGGATGTGAACTTCGAGAGAGAGGCGCTCGGCACAGAAGGTCGGATTGTAGCCGATGTTGACCACCCCGTCCAGAACCGATTCCCCCCGCTTGACCTTTACGGCATAGACGCCGGGGCGCGGAAGGAGTTCCTTGTCGGTATCGAGATTGGCCGTGGGAAATCCGAGGCCGCTCCCCCGGTGGGCGCCGTGAATGACCCTCCCCTCGAGGGTAAAGTGCCGCCCGAGAAGGGGAACGACGCCGACGACGTCTCCGGCGGCGAGAAGCTGACGGATCCGGGTCGAGCTGTAAGTCTCC
This region includes:
- a CDS encoding type II secretion system F family protein, with product MPKFTWEGKNRSGQIQKGDMEAPNEAAVNNQLRRNGIVPSKVKERGKGLDLEIKIPGMQPKVTTKDLVVFTRQFATMIDAGLPLVQCLDILSQQQENKTFQKMLVAVKESVESGSTFADALKKHPKAFDELYVNLVAAGEVGGILDTILNRLAAYIEKAQKLKKQVKSAMTYPTTIVGIALVVISVILVFVIPAFEAMFKDFGGTLPMPTQVVIAISNFIQDYILVILGVGFGSVFLFKKIYATKPGRERIDDWSLYLPVFGPLIRKVAVAKFTRTLGTMISSGVPILDGLEIVAKTAGNKTVEKAIYHVKKSISEGKTIAEPLTKSGVFPPMVCQMIAVGEQAGALDTMLNKIADFYDDEVDDAVSNLTAMMEPLLMLFLGVTVGGLVIAMYLPIFKLAGAAGG
- a CDS encoding bifunctional riboflavin kinase/FAD synthetase; its protein translation is MRIIRDLQEITAPFPGAVVTIGNFDGVHLGHREIFRRVVALARESQGTSVVFTFVPHPLKVLSPERAPRLINTYAEKERLIEASCIDVLISLPFTVETSSISASRFVEEILVGRIGVRHLIVGYDYAFGRGREGDVDFLRSKGEEYGFAVHVLSPVAHEGETYSSTRIRQLLAAGDVVGVVPLLGRHFTLEGRVIHGAHRGSGLGFPTANLDTDKELLPRPGVYAVKVKRGESVLDGVVNIGYNPTFCAERLSLEVHILDFAGDVYGETLRLYFVGRLRDEKRFPSPHALVEAIGEDVRQARQLLGAARIIEYRQYLDCG
- a CDS encoding type IV pilus twitching motility protein PilT; this translates as MSTEQKPQAASLGIHQLLKAMVDQGSSDLHITTGTPPQIRINGHMVPLKLPPLQPAETKQLCYSILTDAQKRKFEEENELDFSFGVKGLARFRGNVFMQRGALAGVFRLIPFKILTFDDLDLPPVVRSISRKPRGLVLVTGPTGSGKSTTLAAMIDAINSERHEHIVTIEDPIEFIHPHKKCIVNQREVGADTVSFKRAIKSILRQDPDVVLIGELRDLETIEAALTIAETGHLCFATLHTNSCVQTINRIVDVFPTNQQQQVRTQLSFVLEGVLSQSLLPRADGKGRAMALEVMVPNMAIRALIRDDKVHQLYSQMQMGQEKYGMQTMNQALFMLFHKKRISMDDALMRSSEPEELRQMIANPASVLKRQGQMSGSGHGN
- the pilB gene encoding type IV-A pilus assembly ATPase PilB; the protein is MTSNRLGELLVRNKLIDESQLAKALEEQKVQGGRLGASLIKLGFLKEDELSAFLSRQYGVPSINLAEFEIDPGVIRLVPSDVAQKYQIIPINRAGSTLIVAMSDPSNIFAIDDIKFMTGFNVEVVVAPDTSIKAAIDKYYDQSATLADVMNDLEDIDLEVVDEADDVDVSELAKASEDAPVVKLVNLILTDAIKRKASDIHVEPYEHSFRVRYRIDGVLYEVMKPPMKLKAAITSRIKIMAEMDIAERRLPQDGRIKIKLGGGKDMDYRVNCLPTLFGEKIVCRLLDKSNLQLDMTKLGYEEAALKWFKQEIHKPFGMVLVTGPTGSGKTVSLYSALAELNKVTENISTAEDPVEFNFAGINQCQMHEEIGLNFASALRAFLRQDPDIIMIGEIRDFETAEIGVKAALTGHLVLSTLHTNDAPSTINRLLNMGIEPFLVASAVNLITAQRLGRRVCSECKELEDVPAKALIDAGVPAAEVGEYVCYRGVGCPTCNNTGYKGRIGIYQVMPMFEGIRELILAGANTAEIKRESMRLGVKTMRQSALTKLKEGATTLEEVLRVTVSDD
- the aroE gene encoding shikimate dehydrogenase, with the protein product MLVRGTTRIFGIFGDPVAHSLSPLMQNEAFSCAGIDGIYVPFHVAPAALEQGVASLRALKIAGVNVTIPHKEAVCQYLDFVDPEARLIGAVNTIVNRDGLLCGYNTDGKGLLRSLAEDLEFAPRGKRILLLGAGGACRAALVALARGGAAWIGIANRTPARAAALVEEFHISLGGTALASFSLAAEDLSSLAEIDLLVNTSALGLKGESFPEIPWSSFNPGARVYDMVYTRSGTPLLHAARDRGYAAADGLGMLAGQGEESFALWTGTAPPSGVMKGRLLAEFSER